The following coding sequences lie in one Changpingibacter yushuensis genomic window:
- a CDS encoding beta-L-arabinofuranosidase domain-containing protein, with product MIDNTTTRTSQVPARGNTQAATPVDPIAATPLRPGSMNSIKIDGGFWGKRQSLNRTVTLPHEVKWLEKFGTLSNFDAVVAGTVAQSRVGREFADSDVYKVLEALAWESGREPSDEIEQTINALLGRVLPALEPDGYLSTKYGHPGEAPRYSDMEWGHELYCYGHLIQAGVARLRTGHTASDPLAALAIKVADHVCATFGESGLQLVCGHPEIEVALVELYRATGEERYLGQANLFIERRGHHTLPDIEFGRTYFQDETPVRDMHSLEGHAVRALYLAAGAIDTAIETGDSELLQAVTRQYEWALARRTYITGGMGSHHQDEAFGDDFELPADRAYCETCAGVGSIMVAWRLLLATGNLEWGDVIERVLYNIVATSPSGDGRSFFYANTLHQREPNHPTDPEEWSPRAANAQRSAWFEVSCCPPNVSRTLAQLASYVATSSDNGIQIIQYMSGNIRMPLPSGGIVALRVETDYPNDSSIRIHVVDAPSQPWNLTLRIPRWAESASVAISHSDGTSESGLAAGPAHVIGNLRTGDSVVLDIPITARFTYPDPRIDAVRGCVALERGPLVMCVQSVEQPSGTDVAHLYVDPSQEVRPENEFLVAHGLIAGGPPAQRGAYSREVPHVELRHAEVVFSPYWAWANSGSTTMRVWVPTTKSLQFQQLQQFELANLIMVGTTAINGTEHHDQSPGRQSTPCPASIEKKWRTAMGQERRGRLTSDNNTKPSNRVTLEAVAALAGVSISTASKALSGRQAVSDATKTKVLAAASELDFHPNRQAQSLALGQSGTVGMITHDLEGRFANPIMMGAEDAFGVGRVSVLLCNSRGDAIREQYHINALLGHRVDGLIVVGARPDPRSSLGQLSVPVVYAYAPSDDPHDMSVTVDNRVSGRLAVEHLLECGRRRIAVISGDSGYGAAVDRVTGAAAALANAGLSIVGGQAIYGAWTESWGRGATRALMEQHGISRRPGSSKSSDEGIDAIICGSDQIARGCLDALRDLGISVPDCVAVVGHDNWESVADGARPPLTSIDMNLENLGRHAANLLLRAIEGHKSEGIEVLPSQLVVRGSTVA from the coding sequence ATGATCGACAACACAACGACCAGAACCAGCCAGGTACCTGCGCGAGGAAACACTCAGGCGGCAACCCCAGTTGACCCCATCGCGGCCACTCCTCTGCGTCCAGGTAGCATGAACTCCATCAAAATCGACGGTGGCTTCTGGGGAAAACGGCAGTCCCTCAATCGCACAGTCACTCTTCCCCACGAGGTCAAGTGGTTGGAAAAGTTCGGCACGCTGTCCAACTTCGACGCCGTCGTGGCCGGAACAGTGGCCCAATCCCGCGTTGGCAGGGAATTCGCCGATTCCGACGTCTACAAAGTGCTCGAAGCACTCGCTTGGGAATCCGGACGCGAACCGAGCGACGAGATCGAGCAGACCATCAACGCCTTGCTTGGCAGGGTCCTTCCCGCTCTTGAACCAGATGGATACCTGAGCACCAAGTACGGTCACCCCGGTGAGGCGCCGCGATACTCGGACATGGAGTGGGGTCACGAACTTTACTGTTACGGGCACCTCATCCAGGCAGGGGTGGCACGGCTGAGAACAGGCCATACGGCATCCGATCCGCTGGCAGCACTTGCGATCAAGGTGGCCGACCACGTGTGCGCCACGTTCGGCGAATCCGGCCTCCAGCTTGTGTGTGGCCACCCTGAGATCGAAGTGGCACTGGTCGAGCTCTACCGCGCGACTGGAGAGGAAAGGTATCTCGGTCAGGCCAACCTCTTCATCGAGCGCCGCGGCCACCACACACTCCCTGACATCGAATTCGGGCGAACCTATTTTCAAGACGAAACACCAGTTCGTGACATGCATTCCCTTGAGGGGCATGCCGTGCGCGCACTCTACTTGGCTGCCGGAGCAATCGACACCGCCATTGAGACGGGCGATTCCGAGCTGTTGCAGGCTGTCACACGCCAGTACGAATGGGCACTGGCGCGGCGCACCTACATTACCGGAGGAATGGGTTCACACCATCAGGATGAGGCCTTCGGAGATGATTTCGAGCTTCCAGCCGATCGTGCCTACTGCGAGACCTGCGCCGGGGTGGGTTCAATCATGGTCGCGTGGAGGCTACTGCTTGCCACAGGAAACTTGGAATGGGGCGATGTGATTGAGCGGGTGCTGTACAACATTGTTGCCACGTCCCCATCGGGTGATGGCCGGTCATTCTTCTACGCAAACACGCTCCACCAGCGCGAACCAAACCACCCGACGGATCCGGAAGAATGGAGCCCACGCGCAGCAAACGCACAACGCTCCGCATGGTTTGAAGTCTCCTGCTGCCCGCCAAATGTATCCCGGACCCTCGCACAACTCGCCAGCTACGTGGCGACGTCGTCGGACAATGGAATCCAGATAATCCAGTACATGAGTGGCAACATCCGGATGCCACTGCCCAGTGGTGGCATTGTGGCGTTGCGCGTGGAAACCGATTATCCGAATGATTCATCCATCAGGATCCACGTTGTGGATGCGCCTTCACAGCCGTGGAACCTCACGTTGCGTATCCCCCGTTGGGCCGAGAGCGCAAGCGTCGCCATTTCCCACTCGGATGGAACGTCTGAAAGCGGTTTGGCGGCTGGGCCGGCGCACGTCATCGGGAATCTGCGTACGGGTGATTCCGTGGTGCTCGACATTCCGATCACTGCACGGTTCACCTATCCCGATCCGCGCATTGACGCAGTTCGGGGCTGTGTGGCACTCGAACGTGGGCCGTTGGTGATGTGCGTTCAGTCGGTCGAACAACCTAGCGGGACGGACGTGGCACACTTGTACGTCGATCCCTCGCAGGAGGTGAGGCCTGAGAATGAGTTCCTCGTTGCTCACGGCTTGATCGCGGGAGGTCCCCCGGCCCAACGAGGCGCATATTCGCGGGAAGTTCCACACGTGGAACTGCGGCATGCAGAGGTTGTCTTCTCGCCGTATTGGGCGTGGGCAAACAGTGGCTCCACCACAATGAGAGTCTGGGTCCCAACCACAAAGTCGTTGCAATTCCAACAATTGCAACAATTCGAACTGGCCAATCTCATTATGGTTGGTACCACAGCCATAAACGGTACCGAACACCATGATCAGAGCCCAGGAAGGCAGAGCACACCATGCCCTGCCAGCATAGAAAAGAAATGGAGAACAGCGATGGGTCAGGAGAGGCGTGGGCGTTTGACGAGCGATAACAACACAAAACCCTCAAACCGCGTAACGCTGGAAGCAGTCGCCGCACTTGCGGGGGTCTCCATTTCCACCGCGTCGAAGGCACTTTCCGGGCGGCAGGCCGTTAGCGATGCCACGAAGACGAAAGTGCTTGCTGCAGCTTCGGAACTCGACTTTCACCCAAATCGACAAGCTCAGAGTCTGGCACTTGGACAGTCCGGCACCGTTGGAATGATTACGCATGATCTTGAGGGGCGCTTCGCAAACCCCATCATGATGGGTGCTGAGGACGCCTTTGGTGTGGGGCGCGTCTCGGTGCTGCTGTGCAATTCTCGTGGCGACGCCATCCGCGAGCAATACCACATCAACGCTTTGCTCGGGCATCGGGTGGATGGCCTGATAGTCGTGGGCGCTCGGCCGGACCCGCGTTCTTCACTTGGCCAGCTCTCGGTTCCCGTGGTCTATGCATATGCACCTTCGGATGACCCACACGACATGTCGGTCACTGTGGACAACCGCGTCTCAGGAAGGCTCGCGGTGGAGCACCTTCTTGAATGCGGACGCCGCCGCATCGCCGTAATTTCAGGAGATTCGGGATACGGCGCCGCAGTGGATCGCGTCACGGGAGCGGCCGCAGCCTTGGCCAATGCCGGGCTCAGCATCGTAGGCGGTCAGGCCATATACGGAGCATGGACCGAAAGCTGGGGTCGGGGTGCAACCCGCGCACTCATGGAGCAACACGGCATCTCGAGGAGACCAGGATCGTCAAAGAGCTCCGACGAAGGCATCGACGCGATCATCTGCGGCTCGGACCAGATTGCCCGCGGCTGCCTAGACGCACTGCGGGACCTTGGAATATCGGTGCCCGACTGCGTTGCCGTTGTGGGCCACGACAACTGGGAAAGCGTTGCCGACGGGGCACGCCCGCCCCTCACAAGCATCGACATGAATCTGGAAAACCTGGGCCGCCACGCAGCCAACCTGCTGCTGCGGGCAATTGAAGGGCACAAGAGTGAAGGCATCGAAGTACTGCCCAGCCAGCTGGTTGTGCGCGGTTCCACAGTGGCGTAG
- a CDS encoding acetylxylan esterase codes for MRRVVRYEAKGLTDRAHRRGDDSYEKGRIVPFSDIPLEDLRTYCPQVAEPAGFDAFWESTLTSAYSFSQHATAKPVAGPIEELIVEDLEFRGFGGEPIRAWIIRPHDRDHLPAIIEFAGYGRGRGAAAEHLHWASCGYAHVVMDTRGQGSGWGSAPGVTPDNHGSGPSLGGFVTRGIDSPENYYYRRVFADAVRLVDVVADLPYVDEQRVCVSGESQGGGIAIAAASLSGSKVAAVMPDVPFLCHFRRSVELETGIPYNEVADYLSIHRGEVAQTFATLSYFDAVNFAKRARVPALFSVGLRDETVHPSTVFTAFNSWAGSNKAISVYEFNGHEGGQLYHWLKQVEWLNNLWKDRA; via the coding sequence ATGAGACGAGTGGTTCGATACGAAGCCAAAGGCCTCACGGATCGTGCACATCGCCGGGGCGATGACAGCTATGAGAAGGGAAGAATAGTGCCGTTTTCCGACATTCCACTCGAGGATCTGCGGACCTACTGTCCGCAAGTGGCAGAGCCAGCAGGATTCGATGCGTTTTGGGAATCCACACTCACCTCTGCATACTCATTTTCACAACATGCGACGGCAAAGCCCGTCGCCGGGCCCATAGAAGAACTGATTGTTGAGGATCTTGAATTCAGAGGCTTCGGTGGCGAACCGATTCGCGCTTGGATCATACGCCCTCATGATCGAGACCACCTTCCCGCGATCATTGAGTTTGCAGGCTATGGTCGCGGCCGTGGCGCAGCTGCGGAACACCTTCACTGGGCTTCGTGCGGATATGCACATGTGGTCATGGATACTCGTGGGCAAGGAAGCGGCTGGGGCAGCGCACCAGGCGTCACTCCGGACAACCACGGAAGCGGTCCATCTCTGGGTGGTTTTGTAACTCGCGGGATCGACTCTCCTGAGAATTATTACTACCGTAGGGTCTTCGCAGACGCAGTAAGGCTCGTCGATGTTGTTGCCGACCTGCCATACGTAGACGAACAGCGAGTCTGTGTATCCGGAGAAAGCCAAGGTGGCGGAATCGCCATCGCAGCGGCCAGCTTGTCTGGGAGCAAAGTGGCTGCAGTGATGCCGGACGTTCCATTTCTTTGTCATTTCAGAAGGTCTGTGGAACTAGAAACTGGGATTCCTTACAACGAAGTTGCGGATTACCTGAGTATTCACCGCGGCGAAGTGGCGCAGACATTTGCGACACTCTCCTATTTCGATGCCGTGAACTTCGCGAAGCGCGCCCGGGTGCCAGCGTTGTTCTCCGTGGGACTCCGCGATGAGACAGTGCATCCTTCGACTGTGTTCACTGCCTTCAACTCATGGGCAGGATCCAACAAAGCCATTTCGGTCTATGAGTTCAACGGACACGAAGGCGGCCAGCTTTACCACTGGCTCAAGCAAGTCGAGTGGTTGAACAATCTCTGGAAAGATCGCGCCTGA
- a CDS encoding ABC transporter substrate-binding protein, translated as MTYIRPTRRGAAVAAVAALMVTGLAACGSDDNSDGANATSGDSGEVTMWSRAPLERQATNAVDAYNANHDTQIKLEILPNDDVEGKVGAAVQTDTLPCLLAGDVVRVPYWTQQGVFADITDKIDSLENLDDLAVGHIEAGTYEGSKYTLPFVQDISVLVWNKDLYQEAGLDPEKGPTNLDEFVDQAEAVAALNKDGVSGSYLSGQSGGALVFTLFPSVWADGEEVMNADGTEALLDSDSAAAVFDAYRELAETTNGLGAGSQEETGATWTAPFAEGNVGVMPYPFTSVSGLFDTADFEIGVSGIPGSTGGSSTFLGGDAIGISSSCQNVDGAWDFLSWLMTDDAQQEVFADNNDTAANLSVLKNGYADADPRTQIANAVIENGRTPASVNFNEAFNAAGSPWQLLIQNAVWGDDDSLTDDNAAITAILGQ; from the coding sequence ATGACATACATTCGGCCGACACGGCGAGGTGCCGCCGTCGCAGCTGTCGCTGCGCTCATGGTCACTGGTCTGGCTGCATGCGGTTCAGACGATAATTCTGATGGAGCAAACGCAACATCCGGAGATTCCGGAGAAGTCACGATGTGGAGCCGCGCTCCGCTAGAGCGTCAAGCCACGAATGCCGTAGACGCCTACAACGCAAACCACGATACACAGATCAAGCTTGAGATTCTTCCGAACGACGACGTCGAAGGAAAGGTGGGCGCCGCTGTCCAGACCGACACGTTGCCATGTCTGCTTGCCGGCGACGTCGTACGCGTTCCCTACTGGACCCAACAGGGCGTCTTCGCAGACATCACCGACAAGATCGATAGCCTCGAGAACCTCGACGACCTCGCGGTCGGCCATATCGAAGCAGGAACCTACGAAGGCTCCAAGTACACCTTGCCGTTCGTTCAGGACATCTCGGTGCTCGTCTGGAACAAGGATCTCTACCAGGAGGCCGGCCTCGATCCGGAGAAGGGCCCCACCAACCTTGATGAGTTTGTTGATCAGGCCGAGGCCGTGGCGGCACTCAACAAGGACGGCGTCTCGGGTTCGTACTTGTCCGGGCAGTCAGGTGGCGCATTGGTCTTCACACTCTTCCCCTCGGTCTGGGCCGACGGCGAAGAAGTCATGAACGCTGACGGCACTGAAGCACTCCTTGACTCGGATTCCGCAGCAGCAGTCTTTGACGCTTACCGCGAGCTCGCCGAGACCACCAACGGTTTGGGCGCAGGTTCGCAAGAAGAAACGGGTGCAACATGGACTGCCCCGTTCGCGGAAGGCAACGTGGGCGTCATGCCCTACCCGTTCACTTCCGTATCGGGACTCTTCGATACCGCAGACTTCGAGATCGGCGTTTCGGGCATTCCCGGCTCCACCGGTGGCTCGTCAACCTTCCTCGGTGGCGACGCAATCGGCATCTCATCCTCTTGCCAGAACGTTGACGGTGCTTGGGACTTCCTTTCATGGCTCATGACCGATGACGCCCAGCAGGAAGTCTTTGCCGACAACAATGACACCGCGGCCAACCTATCCGTCCTCAAGAACGGATACGCCGACGCCGATCCTCGCACACAGATTGCCAACGCTGTGATCGAAAACGGACGCACGCCGGCCTCGGTCAACTTCAACGAAGCCTTCAACGCCGCAGGTAGCCCGTGGCAACTACTTATTCAGAATGCAGTGTGGGGCGACGATGACTCGTTGACAGACGACAACGCCGCAATTACGGCAATACTCGGCCAGTAG
- a CDS encoding transposase encodes MPASSKYPEELRVRATRLAVEARKDPDTRSGAITRIAEQCGVHKETLRTWVRRAEESELPIGSEDTTARIRRLEKENRELRRSNSILKSAAAFFAAEFDRPQS; translated from the coding sequence ATGCCAGCATCATCGAAGTATCCTGAGGAGCTGCGTGTAAGGGCGACTCGGCTTGCTGTGGAGGCCCGGAAGGATCCCGATACCCGTAGCGGGGCGATCACGCGAATCGCGGAGCAGTGCGGGGTGCACAAGGAGACACTGCGAACCTGGGTCCGCAGGGCCGAAGAGAGCGAACTACCTATCGGTAGTGAGGACACGACTGCCAGGATTCGCCGGTTGGAAAAAGAGAACCGGGAACTACGCCGGTCTAATAGCATCCTCAAGTCCGCTGCGGCTTTTTTCGCGGCGGAGTTCGACCGCCCACAGAGCTAA
- a CDS encoding carbohydrate ABC transporter permease: MKNAKKSFYYLLTTLLILTFIAPLAWALYNSVAPNPGTAQTDGFGFANYSTLANYGSGIWTYIGNSLAVSVVAVLAVLIATTTGGYAFARYNFKGKNASFLLVLSVMMVPYAALLIPLIVWMKDINMQNSLIGVGIILALFQLPFGTFMMRNAFSGVPRELEEAAMVDGCGPFRAFWKVAVPAVRPALVSVGLLTFLFAWNDFMVSLYLLSSDKAPLPLAMVNMRQQVMGVIDYGVTTAGVVVLTIPAMILFLSLQKYYVKGFTSGAVKG, from the coding sequence ATGAAAAATGCAAAGAAGAGCTTCTACTATCTTCTCACTACCCTCCTCATCCTCACCTTTATCGCACCGCTTGCGTGGGCGCTGTACAACTCGGTCGCACCCAACCCGGGCACGGCTCAAACCGACGGGTTTGGATTCGCCAATTACTCCACGTTGGCCAACTACGGCTCGGGCATCTGGACCTACATTGGAAATTCTCTGGCAGTTTCGGTGGTTGCCGTCCTAGCCGTGTTGATTGCGACGACGACGGGTGGCTACGCCTTCGCCCGATACAACTTCAAAGGCAAGAACGCGAGCTTCCTCCTGGTGCTCTCCGTCATGATGGTTCCCTACGCGGCACTCCTCATACCACTCATCGTGTGGATGAAGGACATCAACATGCAGAACTCACTCATCGGAGTGGGCATCATCCTCGCTCTTTTCCAGTTACCCTTCGGCACATTCATGATGCGCAACGCGTTCTCCGGAGTGCCACGGGAACTTGAAGAAGCCGCAATGGTCGATGGTTGTGGGCCATTCCGGGCCTTCTGGAAGGTCGCCGTGCCCGCTGTGCGGCCCGCACTCGTGAGCGTTGGCCTGCTGACATTCCTCTTCGCCTGGAACGATTTTATGGTCTCCCTTTACCTCCTTAGCTCCGATAAAGCCCCACTGCCGCTTGCCATGGTGAACATGCGTCAGCAGGTCATGGGCGTGATCGACTACGGCGTCACCACTGCTGGAGTTGTCGTGCTGACGATTCCCGCGATGATCTTGTTCCTGTCCTTGCAGAAGTATTACGTCAAGGGCTTCACTTCCGGCGCGGTTAAAGGCTGA
- a CDS encoding carbohydrate ABC transporter permease, translating into MVRKSPSGTEGQGLRERLAPPRRVPNAVKEHEDVRASRGHQGIVKGPSRSEVLGNRLGWTFVSPTLLIIALLFIAPIVLVFVMAATKWTLMGGQQDVNFPENFHKVFADPLLMDSAWFTLKYTFATTFIIMPIALGLAMLVQESRRWNNIIRTAILLPSALGIASSSLLFYALYSPQVGPLNSILAKLGLMEQNASLLGSPNGALWATVFLVVWRFSGYYMLLTMVGLQAIPPDVYEAAKIDGANRFQSFMNITLPLLKPTLAMTWIMSITGSLLAFDQFYVLTKGGPNNSTVTVVQLIYKYAFETKKDLGMAAALSVIVLVALVVINFFMLKSMGVNDEED; encoded by the coding sequence ATGGTAAGAAAGAGCCCATCGGGTACGGAGGGACAAGGGCTGCGCGAGCGGCTGGCCCCACCCAGGCGCGTACCCAACGCAGTCAAGGAACATGAGGATGTGCGCGCATCTCGGGGCCATCAGGGCATCGTGAAAGGACCCTCCCGATCCGAAGTGCTTGGCAACCGGCTCGGCTGGACCTTTGTCTCACCCACGCTCCTCATCATTGCGCTACTGTTCATCGCGCCGATTGTGCTCGTCTTTGTCATGGCAGCCACCAAGTGGACGTTGATGGGAGGCCAGCAGGACGTCAACTTTCCGGAGAACTTCCACAAAGTCTTTGCTGACCCACTGCTCATGGACTCGGCCTGGTTCACACTGAAATACACGTTTGCAACCACCTTCATCATCATGCCCATCGCACTGGGGCTGGCGATGTTAGTTCAAGAATCGCGGCGCTGGAACAACATCATCCGCACGGCAATTCTCCTGCCGTCGGCTCTTGGTATTGCGTCGTCGTCGCTCTTGTTCTACGCCCTCTACTCGCCCCAGGTGGGCCCGCTCAATTCGATTCTGGCCAAGCTTGGACTCATGGAACAAAACGCGTCGCTGCTGGGCTCTCCCAATGGAGCCTTGTGGGCAACGGTTTTCCTCGTGGTGTGGCGATTCTCGGGCTATTACATGCTGCTGACTATGGTTGGCCTCCAAGCGATACCACCCGACGTCTACGAGGCTGCCAAGATTGACGGGGCCAACCGCTTCCAATCCTTTATGAATATCACGCTGCCTCTCCTCAAACCCACCCTGGCGATGACGTGGATCATGTCCATCACGGGTTCGTTGCTGGCATTCGATCAGTTCTACGTACTGACGAAGGGTGGGCCCAATAACTCGACAGTCACTGTGGTTCAGCTCATCTACAAGTACGCATTCGAGACGAAGAAGGATCTGGGTATGGCCGCAGCGCTCTCGGTCATCGTCCTCGTGGCCCTGGTGGTCATCAACTTCTTCATGCTCAAATCCATGGGCGTCAACGACGAGGAGGACTAA
- a CDS encoding LacI family DNA-binding transcriptional regulator: protein MPRSEDAVGGVIGVAKLAGVSPSTVSRVLSGSTNVKAATRVKVENAIDELGYQPNRFAQALITHKSGIIGVMVDDSIRYATSNVLVQIESHASRMGYVTVVQTISFPFAGKVAEIMGRFESVMIEGLIVIAPRAGLSNILQPYATQLPMVLITTEETTSIPTVCEDQYQGTRQLMKMLYDAGHRSIWHVAGSQDWFDEQVRRRAWEDFVAEEELSDNSRLIQCTWDAQSAYDAILVEDMSNRPDAIFAASDNLAVAVLAALRVRGLKVPWDVAIVGFDDNDFSAYVAPGFTTVVQDLSRVAQECVRILLMRIDGQQVARKTLLGTTVRVRGSHISAA from the coding sequence ATGCCGAGAAGCGAGGACGCGGTTGGTGGTGTGATTGGGGTGGCAAAATTGGCGGGGGTTTCGCCATCCACTGTATCGAGAGTTCTCTCAGGATCAACTAACGTTAAAGCCGCAACACGTGTCAAAGTGGAAAACGCGATTGATGAGTTGGGATACCAGCCGAATCGGTTCGCTCAAGCATTGATTACGCATAAGTCGGGAATCATCGGAGTTATGGTTGACGATTCAATCCGTTACGCTACGTCCAATGTACTGGTCCAAATAGAGTCACATGCGTCTCGGATGGGATATGTGACTGTCGTACAAACAATAAGTTTTCCTTTTGCTGGCAAAGTTGCTGAGATCATGGGCAGATTTGAATCTGTGATGATCGAAGGCCTGATCGTTATTGCTCCACGGGCTGGACTTAGTAACATACTTCAGCCATACGCGACGCAGCTTCCGATGGTTCTTATAACTACGGAAGAAACTACGTCCATTCCGACTGTGTGTGAGGACCAGTATCAAGGGACACGTCAGCTAATGAAGATGCTTTACGACGCTGGGCATCGGTCGATCTGGCATGTTGCCGGGTCCCAAGACTGGTTTGATGAACAGGTGCGTCGCCGTGCGTGGGAAGACTTTGTCGCCGAAGAAGAGCTAAGCGACAATTCGCGGCTTATACAATGTACTTGGGATGCGCAGAGCGCGTACGATGCTATCTTGGTTGAAGACATGAGCAATCGCCCAGATGCGATCTTTGCTGCATCGGATAATTTGGCTGTGGCGGTGTTGGCTGCTCTCAGGGTGCGTGGTCTGAAAGTGCCATGGGATGTTGCCATTGTCGGTTTTGACGACAATGATTTTTCGGCATATGTAGCTCCAGGATTTACGACGGTAGTTCAAGATCTAAGTCGTGTGGCCCAAGAGTGCGTTCGCATCTTGCTTATGCGGATTGATGGTCAACAGGTAGCGAGAAAGACCCTCTTGGGAACGACAGTCAGGGTACGTGGATCACACATTTCTGCGGCATAG